From Oryctolagus cuniculus unplaced genomic scaffold, mOryCun1.1 SCAFFOLD_177, whole genome shotgun sequence, one genomic window encodes:
- the LOC138848202 gene encoding leucine-rich repeat-containing protein 37A3-like, with product MELSPAEPLEPLKNAEQAPVQNVAPAKPQDFPDTQSSVTQQELQTQQPNLTKVTGQPLDVELTITTQPGMEGGLSPIMQEAPVQLPGPSKEGIAQPPGYQGVTVPTPAQDQAPFPKSPRITFQPFDLALTITPQPITEAELATNVQETPPKESVAQPPVPHEGQNQPPLSPSVTNQPLDLALTITTEPTTEAEHPADLSKTTAPSPNLTPVTTQHLDLGLTITPETSSMVTEPSTDMQETSSQPPMEGVTQSPIHQEVTVPTLGHNQAQYPTLPHITVQPLDTVLTINAKRTRKAEHSTALKKTKVPPVLHEGVLSQPDQVQAQHPTLTEVTVQPFDVELTLTPESIVEGEPLPTMQETSGQPPGPHNEVVYQPPVYYEMVVPKPSQDQTPHPMTPSGTAEPSKLESTITQVPTTQDEHSTASKSISPPPYPMYPEVTFSPPVQIQTQYTNLPQVTVKPLDLEITQTPQRTTEATPSTTMQMTLTQSTEPLKELVTQSPGDNEMTVPTAGQHQAQHPTSPSVIAQPSKMELTITLVPTAKAGHSPSLKKTTDLHPGQVQTQHSTLTEVTDQPLNAAATINVCELCTCKDETLSCTGLSPVQKLHRVPVPEPNSYNGTFSIL from the coding sequence atggaactttctccagctgagcctctagagcccctcaagaatgcagaacaagctccagtgcaaaatgtagccccagccaagccacaagacttccctgacactcaatcatctgtaacccagcaggagcttcaaactcagcaaccaaacctgaccaaagtcacaggtcaacctttggatgtggaactcaccataactacacaacctggaatggaaggcggactttctccaatcatgcaggaggccccagttcagcttccagggccatctaaggaaggtatagctcaacccccaggatatcagggggtgacagttccaacaccagctcaggatcaagctccgtttccaaaatcaccccgcatcacatttcaaccttttgatctggcacttacaataactccacagcccattacagaggctgaacttgccacaaatgtgcaggagactccacctaaagaatctgtagctcagccaccagtgcctcatgagggtcaaaatcaacctccactatcacccagtgtcacaaatcaacctttagacctggcacttaccattactacagaacctactacagaggctgagcatcctgcagacctgagcaagactacagctccatctccaaacctgactccagtcacaactcaacatctggacctgggacttaccataactccagaaaccagcagtatggtgactgaaccctctacagacatgcaggagacctccagtcaacctcccatggagggtgtaacccaatctccaatacatcaagaggtgacagttccaacactgggtcataatcaagctcaatatccaacattgcctcacatcacagttcagcctttggacacagtgcttaccataaatgcaaagcgtaccaggaaggctgaacattctacagccctgaagaagactaaagtacctcccgtgctccatgagggggtactttcacaaccagaccaggttcaggctcagcatccaaccctgacagaagtcacagttcaaccttttgatgtagaacttaccctaactccagaatccattgtggagggtgaaccactcccaaccatgcaggagacttcagggcagcctccagggccacataatgaagtggtctatcagcctccagtttattatgagatggtagttccaaaaccaagtcaagatcaaactccgcatccaatgacacccagtggcacagctgaaccttcgaagttagagtcaaccataactcaggtacccactacacaggatgaacattctacagcctccaagtctatatctcctcctccttatccaatgtaccctgaggtgacattttcacctccagtccagattcagactcagtatacaaacctgcctcaagtcacagtcaagcctctggacctggaaattacccaaactccacaacgtactacagaggctacaccttctactaccatgcaaatgaccctaactcagtctacagagccactaaaggagctcgtaactcagtccccaggggacaatgagatgacagttccaacagcaggtcagcatcaagctcagcacccaacatcacccagtgtcatagctcagccttccaagatggagctaaccataactctggtacccactgcaaaagctggccattctccatccctgaagaagactacagatctacatccaggccaggttcagactcagcactcaaccctaactgaagtcacagatcaacccctgaatgcagctgccaccataaatgtctgtgagctctgcacctgcaaagatgagacactttcatgcactggcctcagcccagtgcagaagcttcacagagttcctgtaccagagcccaacagctacaatggcaccttcagcatattgtaa